One Fictibacillus halophilus genomic window, CAAAGAAGTTGTACATCATGACGATGTGACAAGCTTAACATTACAGCCGTATGAAGCGCGCGTATATCGCGTGAAAGCTTAACAAACAAAAGCGTGCTATCCGATTAGGGAGAGCACGCTTTTTTAATGTGGCAGTCTTTTTTCAAAACGAATAAAAGAATACAGTCTGAGAAGGACAATCAACGTCCCGACGATCGTTAAAACGGGCGATATATTCGTGAATAGAGGTAACCACGCTAAAATAAACGCAACAAGCGCTGTAAAATTCCCTGAAAATCCATTGATCGGCTGAGTTCCTACAAGCCCCGCCCCTCTTAAGGAATTTTCATAACACGATCTATGATACGGTCGCAACTTAAAAAAGGCCCACACCGTACGCAGCTCGTCTCTTTGTTTGATCGGCATCAAACAGCTATCACAGTTTAGTTCTTTTTTCATCATTTCTTCTCCTTCATTAGCAAATCACTCTCCCTCCATTCTACCAATCCTTTAATCAATGCTATAGCTTTTTAAAAGGACTTTTTGCGATGAAAGGAGAATTTTAACGTGAGGAGTGATGCTATGATAAAAAAAGGTAAGGTTGAAGCCAATCTATATGAATAAACTTCAACTCTTGATGAACCGTTTAGAGGACGATCTTGTTAAACAGAGTCTTGAATTAGAAATCGGTAAGATGACGGCCGGTTTTCGCGGTGAAGACTCTATCAACTATTTTTTGAACATGCTTCCGAACAAGAAAGAATGCCACGTGCTGCACGACCTCCGAATTCCCCATGAATCTACTTTTTTTCAAATCGACACACTTATTTTGAATCCTAATTACTTTCTCATTATTGAAGTAAAGAACATCTCCGGAAACCTTTTTTTCGATCATACCTTCAACCAACTATTGCGCACCAAAAACGGTATAGAAGAACCCTTTCAAGACCCAATCCCACAAGTTGAACGCCAAAAATACCAGCTTGAACACTGGCTTAGGAAAAATAAATTTCCCACCGTTCCCATCGAGACTCTCGTAGTTATGACTCATTCTCAATCTGTCTTGAAAACGAACGATGTGTCGAGCCGCATATCGAAAAAAGTGATTCATAGTGTCCAACTGCTAGACCGTATCCGGCAGCTTCAAAGAAAATATAAACAGCATGTGGTTGTTTCGAGAGATGTGATGAATAAGATGACTAGGAAGTTGACCAAGGAACACACTCCACGGGATGTGAATGTAATGGAGCGTTATAAGATTAGTAAAGAGATGATTATTAAGGGGGTGCAGTGTACGGGGTGTTTGGCTTTCGATATGAAAAAAGGCTATCGTACATGGAATTGTCCGCATTGTTCACATTCAAGCAGGAATCCCCACATAAGAGCGCTCAAAGATTACTCTCTTTTCATCCAAACTATGATAACCAACCAGCAAGCACGTGATTTTCTGAAGCTTTCTTCTATTTCGATAGCATCAAAGCTCTTAGTATCCATGCAACTGCCCTATACAGGTGCAACAAAAGGGCGAACATACGATTTAAGCTTACTAAAAGACCTTCAGAAATAAGAATCTGTCCAATTGAGTGGGGAATCTGTCCGATTGCATATTTAATCTGTCCGATTGGGGCCACAATCTGTCCAATCTTGAATATAATCTGTCCAATTCAGCAATTAATCTGTCCAATCTCAAAACCCACTTCTACCCAAACAAAAAAACATCCAAATTAATGGATGCTTTTCGACGTGCGGCTCACTGGCTTTCGTTCCCGCTTCTGCTCGTCCACGGTCTCATTCATCCCATGTCCAAGCGAAGGATACAAATTCCCCGGTGCTGGATCAACAAACTGAGTTTGATTAAAGTACACGTGCGGTGTCTTCCATAGAGCAACAAGTGCTTTCCAGTGCGGCATCTCGTGATAGCGCTCTGGCCACATCTCTTTAATGTGCTTTTTCACGAGCGGGTAATATTTCGGACTCATCCCAGGAAACAAATGATGCTCCGTATGGTAAGAGAAGTTAAAATGAATCACATCGATCCATTTTGGAACCGTAACCGTTAAGCTGTTTGCTAACGGATCGTTCACGTCTGTCATTGGGTTCAAGCGGTGGTTAGTTGAGATATAACTCATTACGATTGCGTTGGCGATCAATAATGGCAGCAATACCGCAAAGAACCATTTAACAGGTCCTAGCCACGCGAGCAATCCTAGCCACATCGCCCACGGCAATAGCAACTGAATCCACACGGAAGGACGCTTACTCGGTTTGAATTCTTTAATAAATCGTTTGAACATGAAAAGTCCGTGCAGCGTAAACGAAACAGATAAAAAAGCAAAGCTTACGATCGAACGCATCCACATCGGAAGCTTGTACACTTTTTGAAGCAATGGTTTGTGAGACAAGTTCTCTAATGTCGGCCACGCATCCGGGTCTTTCCCGTCATGCTGAGTGTGAACGTGATGCGTCGTATTGTGCCACTTACGCCATAGCTTTGGTCCAACGCTTAACGGCCAAAAAGCTACCGCTCCTAAAAAGTCACGAAGCCACGGCTTTCGGATCACTGTTCCGTGCAGAATCTCATGGCCTAAGAAGCCCATACCCGCAAAACACGTTCCTAATATAACGGCGATTCCAATCCCTAACCAAGGGTGTAAATTATTTAATAACCCGATAACTAAAATACCGGCGATTGCGATCAGTAAGTAAACAAGCCCACCCCATAATCTTGAAGGCACTGGCTTAAAGGCTTCTTTCGGCAGCTTTGGAGCGATTTTTGCTGCATACCAGCCAAACGATTGTAGATCTTTCATTTGCTCAACTCCTCTAATCTGACTCTTTCGAATTCTCGTACAATACAATCGTAACAAGGTTTGTTTTATGAAGCAACTATTTTTGTTACCTGGTAATAACAGTTGGTATTATGTACCCACAAAAAAAAGGAGCCATCCTGAAGGATAGCCCACTTTCTAAAGAAATAACCTTACATATATTCAAGTTTTAAAACATTCAACTTTTGATCTGTCTCTCGTTCGATAATCTGCAGCAAACGACGGTCTTTTTGTGCAACAAAGGTCACAGCTAGTCCCTTTCCGCCAGCACGCCCAGTTCTTCCGATTCGGTGAATGTAGCTTTCGGCATCGAGCGCGATGTCGTAATTAAAAACATGCGTGACTCCGTCAACATCAAGTCCACGTGCCGCCACATCCGTTGCTACAAGGTATTGAATCTCTCCTTCACGAAAGCGCCGCATCACGTCTTCCCTCTTCGCTTGCGAAAGGTCGCCATGCAGTTCATCAGAATTGTATCCCATATTTTGCAGAGATTCGTTCAACTTGCTAGCTCTTCTTTTCGTTCGGCAAAAAATGATCGCTAGATAAGGACGCAGCAGTCTGATCGTTTGAACAAGGTCGTTCTGCTTCCCTCTATCTGTAGTTTCCACAATTCGCTGGCGGATTTCCTTTAACGTTATTTGTTTCGTTTTCACATGAATATCTTGAGGATCGTTTGTATACGTTTCAGCCAGCTTCTTTACTTCATCAGGCATTGTCGCAGAAAAAAGTAACGTTTGGCGATCCTCTGGCACCTCATACATGATGTCTTCTATATCATCTAAAAATCCGATATGAAGCATCTGATCCGCCTCATCTAGCACGAACGTTGAAACATGAGATAAGTCGATCGTCTCTCGTCGAATATGATCGAGCAGCCTTCCAGGTGTTGCGACAACAACATGTACCTTGCTCTCTAGCTTGTGCATCTGCGCGATCACGTCCTGCCCACCGTAGACAGCAAGCACGTTAATCTCACCAAGAGCTTCTGTAAGTTTACGTACTTCAGCTGTAATCTGAATAGCAAGCTCGCGCGTCGGGGCGACGATCAACCCTTGAACCGCATCACGTTCAGCATCAACTTTTTGCAGAAGAGGAAGCACGAAAGCAAGTGTCTTTCCCGTACCCGTTTGAGCTTGTCCCACAACGTCTTTACCTTCTAAGATGACAGGAATCGTTTCCTTTTGAATAGGCGTTGGTTCACCAATTCCGTTTTGCAACAATATATCTATAAATTCATCATGAATGCCTAGTTCTTTAAAGCCCATTACTTTTTCCCCAATTTCTTTACTTTTTCTGTGCAGCTTTCCATCGCCGCTAACACTGCACCACGAAAGCGTTCTTGCTCGAGCGTTGCGACGGCCGCAATCGTTGCTCCACCTGGAGACGTTACTTGATCTTTTAACTCGCCAGGATGTTTTCCTGTTTCAAGCACCATCTGCGCTGCTCCTAAAACAGCTTGTGCGGCTAAACGATAGGATTGATCGCGTGACAAGCCTTGTACGACTCCTCCGTCTGCCATCGCTTCAATCATCATGTACACGTAAGCAGGCGAAGAACCACTGATCGCAGGAATCGCATCCATCTGAGATTCTACGATCACCTCTACTTTACCGAAGCTGCCCAGCAACTCCTCAACCGTCTGTAATTCGTCATCCTTTATCTCATCATTAACAGAAACAGCCGTCATACCCGCTCCGACAAGTGATGGCGTGTTCGGCATCGTACGTACCACTTTCACTTGTTTGCCGAAAGCCTGCTCCACGTCTTCTGTTGTTATCCCCGCTGCAATCGTTACGATGATCGCATCAGATTTTACGAATTCCTTTACCTCTTCAATCACTTCAAGATAGGAATATGGCGCTACAGCAAGAAACAGCACGTCAACCGCTTTTGCAACGTCACTGTTTGACGAGAATGTGTGGATACCAAATTGCTTCTCGACACAAAGACGAGTCTTTTCCGTTCGCATGCTCGCGATGATCTGGTCAGGACTGATCAAACCTGAACTGATCATACCTCCTGCCATAGCCTGCGCCATCTTTCCAAACCCGATAAAACCTATTTTTTTCTCCATACTATATGCACTTCTTTCTATTTTTTATAAAGGGAAATGTTCACTTTTACAGAATACTCATACCGATAGCTTTACCTTTAGTAAACCACAAATACATAAGGCGTGTGAAATGGATGGAGAGGTTAACACTCAAATAAGGGCTAGTAAAAAAGAATATTTCATTTCCGAGCTGAACTCCATTAAACTAGGATGTAGAGCATAACGTACATAAGGAGGATTTTGATATGACAGATAAAATCGTAAACTACTTAAAAGAAAACCGTGATACGCATCTAAAAGAATTAACTGACTGGCTTGCTGTTCCCAGTGTGAGTGCACTTCCTGAGCACAAAGAAGACGTTCGAAAAGGGGCAGAGTGGATCGCAGATAGCCTTACGAATGCCGGCATGGAAAACGTAAAAATCTATGAAACAGACGGACACCCTGTTGTTTATGGAGACTGGTTAAAAGCAGAAGGCAAACCAACTGTACTCGTTTATGGTCATTACGATGTTCAGCCTGTTGATCCGATTGAGCTATGGGAATCTCCGCCTTATGAAGCTACCATCCGCGATAACAAACTTTATGCACGTGGAGCATCAGACGACAAAGGCCAAACGTTCATGCACGTAAAAGTACTACAAGCCATACTAAAATCAGAAGGTACACTGCCTCTTAACTTCAAGTTCTGTATCGAAGGTGAAGAAGAGATCGGCAGTCCAAGTCTTCCGAAGTTCATTGAGGAAAATAAAGACTTGCTAGCAGCAGACGTTATCGTCATTTCTGATACAGGTATGCTAGATCGCGGAAAACCAGCAATCTGTTACGGACTTCGCGGCATGTGTGCGATGCAAATAGATGTTACAGGACCAAACAGTGACCTGCATTCCGGTCTTTATGGTGGAGCTGTCCAGAACCCATTACACGCGATCACAGAGCTTCTTCAATCGTTCCGTGATGAGAACGGACGTATTTTAGTAGATGGATTTTATGATAATGTACAAGAATTAACGGAAGAAGAAAGAGAAGCGTTCCGCGCTCTTCCTCTAACAGAAGAAGCTCTTAAGAATCAGCTTGGGGTGACAGAGCTCACAGGTGAAGAAGGATACAGTCATATTGAACGCACATGGGCCCGCCCAACATTAGAGTTAAACGGCGTTTGGGGAGGCTTCCAAGGTGAAGGCATCAAGACCGTTATCCCGGCGAAAGCACACGCAAAGATCAGCTGCCGACTCGTACCAAACCAAGAGCCAGATGAAATCATTGAAAAAGTAAAAGCGCACATTGAAAAGCATAAGCCCGCAGGCATTGATGTGAAGGTTACTCTGTTTGATAAAGGAGCTCCATACGTAACGCCGTTCGATCACCCAGCCATCCAAGCGGCTGCACGTTCTTATGAAAAAGTGTACGGTGTACCAACAGCGTTCACACGTGGCGGCGGATCGATTCCAATCGTAGCAACGTTCGATCAAATGCTGAACATCCCAGTCGTATTGATGGGCTTCGGACTATCAACAGAAAACTTCCATGCACCAAACGAGCACTTCCATCTCGAAAACTTCGACAAAGGCATGGAAACACTAGCAGACTACTGGTTCGAACTCGAAAAATCCATCCAAAAAGAAACAACAACAAAATAAAACAGATGAAGCTGACAGGAAAGAAATCTTGTCAGCTTTTTTACTCGGATTGAAACATGGCGTGTGTTTTGAATTTGTTCTTTGATTATTAGACACCCTTGCAAGTTGATTGAAGTGGAAGGTGCGAGACTCCTGCGGGACAAGCGGTCAGGTGAGACCCTTAATGGCGCAAAGCGGCAAGGGGCTCACCGCCTGCCCCGCGGAAAGCGAAGCACCTGAAACGGAGATCAACTCCCCCAACCACAACACATAATTTCCCACAAGAGACCTTTTCGTTTTCACCCCTCAGTGTGATATAATCAACCAATCACAACAAAGAAACGGAGAGTATAAACATGCTTTCATTTGAAGATAAAATTGCCTTAATCGAAGAAAACTTCCCAGAGCTCGACATGCACGAGGTATCCCTTGGCCGCTTGAACTTCCACTTCGAAGAAAGTGTACAAGACAAAAAAATCGTCGTGTACCACCTTCACCCGAACGGAAATGGCTTCGTTTATGGCGGACACCTGCCACAAAGCGTAAAAAACGAAAAAGGCTACGTGAACATCCGTGACTACGAAGCGGAAGAACTGATCGCTCTAATCCAAGAATCCATGGAGTTTCTATCAAAAAAACATGGTTGGCAGCAGCCGAAGAAAGATCGCTCTGATGACGAAGAGCGTAAAGAAGAACACTGGTACAGCCACAGCCACGAGGAAATTCGTCTCGTAGGAGAAGATGGCATGTGGTTCATCTTTGATGAAGATGATGCACTAGAAGCTGCATTTGAAACATATGCAGAAGCAGAAGGTTATTTAAAAGAAGCAGATTTTAAAAAGAAAAAATAGAGGTGACTAAGATGGCTGAGGAGAAAAAGAAGTTAAGCTTTCAAGAAATCGCGAAACAGCGCTTAGCTGAAAAGAAAGCACAGCAATCAGGCGGATCATTCAGCAAGGGGCCAGTTAAAGTGGCTAACCAGCTTAAAAACCAACAAACCAAAAAAGCAAACAACCAAGCGCGGAGAACAGGTGTTTAATGCATCGTAAGCGAGCAAATATCACCCCTGGTCTACCCGTGAACGTGATCTTAAAAGCAGATCAGCGTTCAGGTAAGAAAACAAAAGGTATCGTAAAAGATATCTTAACGAACTCACCTACTCATCCACACGGCATCAAGGTGCGCCTTGAAGACGGTCAAGTTGGACGAGTCATCGACATTTTGAATGCATAACACAAAAAACGGTCACCTACTCGGGACCGTTTTTACTTTACATGTAATACATGGGTTATCCGTATACTAGTTGGTAGATTTTTCTTAAAAGGAGATCACTTCATGAATATAGATGCTTTAAAGAAACGAATTGATGTGAGTACAAAAAGATTGCCAGCAGATGTTGTAGTGAAGAACGGAAAAATTATTGATGTGTTTAATCTTGAAGTCATTGAAGGTGATGTTGCGATCGTTGATGGCTATATTGCCGGAATTGGTGAGTACGAAGGACATGAAATTATTGATGCAGCGGGTAAATTTATCTCCCCTGCCTTCATCGACGGTCATGTGCACATCGAGTCATCTATGGTGACGCCAGGAGAATTCAGCAAAGTCCTGCTCGCTCATGGCGTTACAACGGTCATAACGGACCCTCATGAGATCGGTAACGTTTCAGGAACTGAAGGAATCTCTTTTATGTTGAATGAGTCTGAAGGGCTTTCTCTGGACGTACGGGTGATGCTTCCTTCATCTGTTCCTGCAACCCCTTTTGAGAATGCAGGTGCTGTTTTAAAAGCATCTGACCTAGAATCTTTCTTAGCTCATCCTCGTGTCCTCGGTTTAGCGGAAGTGATGGATTTTCCGGCTGTCTTTAGAGGAGATGGTGATATGCTTCAAAAAATCATTGCTGCAGCTGATCAAAACGGGATGATCGACGGCCATGCGGCAGGACTAGACGCTAATGGAATCAATGTGTATCGCTCCTCAATGATCACGACGGACCACGAATGTACGACAGTGGAAGAAGCACGAGATCGAATCTCTCGAGGAATG contains:
- a CDS encoding nuclease-related domain-containing protein; translation: MNKLQLLMNRLEDDLVKQSLELEIGKMTAGFRGEDSINYFLNMLPNKKECHVLHDLRIPHESTFFQIDTLILNPNYFLIIEVKNISGNLFFDHTFNQLLRTKNGIEEPFQDPIPQVERQKYQLEHWLRKNKFPTVPIETLVVMTHSQSVLKTNDVSSRISKKVIHSVQLLDRIRQLQRKYKQHVVVSRDVMNKMTRKLTKEHTPRDVNVMERYKISKEMIIKGVQCTGCLAFDMKKGYRTWNCPHCSHSSRNPHIRALKDYSLFIQTMITNQQARDFLKLSSISIASKLLVSMQLPYTGATKGRTYDLSLLKDLQK
- a CDS encoding fatty acid desaturase family protein, translated to MKDLQSFGWYAAKIAPKLPKEAFKPVPSRLWGGLVYLLIAIAGILVIGLLNNLHPWLGIGIAVILGTCFAGMGFLGHEILHGTVIRKPWLRDFLGAVAFWPLSVGPKLWRKWHNTTHHVHTQHDGKDPDAWPTLENLSHKPLLQKVYKLPMWMRSIVSFAFLSVSFTLHGLFMFKRFIKEFKPSKRPSVWIQLLLPWAMWLGLLAWLGPVKWFFAVLLPLLIANAIVMSYISTNHRLNPMTDVNDPLANSLTVTVPKWIDVIHFNFSYHTEHHLFPGMSPKYYPLVKKHIKEMWPERYHEMPHWKALVALWKTPHVYFNQTQFVDPAPGNLYPSLGHGMNETVDEQKRERKPVSRTSKSIH
- the proC gene encoding pyrroline-5-carboxylate reductase yields the protein MEKKIGFIGFGKMAQAMAGGMISSGLISPDQIIASMRTEKTRLCVEKQFGIHTFSSNSDVAKAVDVLFLAVAPYSYLEVIEEVKEFVKSDAIIVTIAAGITTEDVEQAFGKQVKVVRTMPNTPSLVGAGMTAVSVNDEIKDDELQTVEELLGSFGKVEVIVESQMDAIPAISGSSPAYVYMMIEAMADGGVVQGLSRDQSYRLAAQAVLGAAQMVLETGKHPGELKDQVTSPGGATIAAVATLEQERFRGAVLAAMESCTEKVKKLGKK
- a CDS encoding dipeptidase, which produces MTDKIVNYLKENRDTHLKELTDWLAVPSVSALPEHKEDVRKGAEWIADSLTNAGMENVKIYETDGHPVVYGDWLKAEGKPTVLVYGHYDVQPVDPIELWESPPYEATIRDNKLYARGASDDKGQTFMHVKVLQAILKSEGTLPLNFKFCIEGEEEIGSPSLPKFIEENKDLLAADVIVISDTGMLDRGKPAICYGLRGMCAMQIDVTGPNSDLHSGLYGGAVQNPLHAITELLQSFRDENGRILVDGFYDNVQELTEEEREAFRALPLTEEALKNQLGVTELTGEEGYSHIERTWARPTLELNGVWGGFQGEGIKTVIPAKAHAKISCRLVPNQEPDEIIEKVKAHIEKHKPAGIDVKVTLFDKGAPYVTPFDHPAIQAAARSYEKVYGVPTAFTRGGGSIPIVATFDQMLNIPVVLMGFGLSTENFHAPNEHFHLENFDKGMETLADYWFELEKSIQKETTTK
- a CDS encoding YwbE family protein produces the protein MHRKRANITPGLPVNVILKADQRSGKKTKGIVKDILTNSPTHPHGIKVRLEDGQVGRVIDILNA